A region of Granulibacter bethesdensis DNA encodes the following proteins:
- a CDS encoding MucR family transcriptional regulator: MSNPEASADLLALTAQIVSAHISNNALQTEALPGFIQEVYRAISNLGREEQVPVEKPQPAVPVRKSVFPNYIVCLEDGKKLKMLKRHLKSVYNMTPEQYRERWGLPPDYPMVAPEYATHRSSLAKKIGLGTKPRLRD, from the coding sequence ATGTCCAATCCAGAGGCGTCTGCTGATTTACTGGCGTTGACTGCGCAGATTGTTTCCGCCCACATCTCGAATAATGCGCTTCAGACCGAAGCACTCCCTGGATTCATTCAGGAAGTCTATCGCGCTATCTCGAATCTTGGGCGTGAGGAACAGGTTCCGGTCGAAAAGCCTCAGCCTGCCGTTCCTGTCCGCAAATCTGTTTTCCCGAATTATATCGTCTGTCTCGAAGACGGCAAGAAGCTGAAGATGCTGAAGCGGCACCTGAAGAGCGTCTATAACATGACTCCGGAACAATACCGGGAGCGTTGGGGCCTGCCGCCGGACTATCCCATGGTGGCACCTGAATATGCGACGCATCGCAGTTCGCTGGCCAAGAAAATTGGCCTTGGGACCAAGCCCAGGCTGAGGGACTGA
- a CDS encoding sulfurtransferase TusA family protein, with product MTFVRTRIALDKLPSGALLSVLTAGDEASRNVPQSAAALGHEIIAIEHPQPGQTRILIRRQ from the coding sequence ATGACCTTCGTCCGGACCCGGATCGCACTGGACAAGCTTCCATCCGGGGCATTGCTGTCCGTTCTGACAGCTGGGGACGAAGCATCGCGTAACGTACCGCAAAGTGCTGCCGCACTCGGCCACGAGATCATTGCAATCGAACATCCCCAGCCTGGCCAGACGCGTATTCTTATTCGCCGCCAGTAA
- a CDS encoding helix-turn-helix domain-containing protein — protein sequence MSESHIGIGQNFEKDGQPNALDIHVGRRIRLRRAFLGVSEQKLGDLIGISASQIQKYETGAVRAGAIRLFDLARAMDVSISFFFDEMPEQEVASHGVAAMSRLGGFAEPQEGFGDDDTMRQEALELIQAFFRITDPAVRERILDLIRSLAKE from the coding sequence TTGTCGGAAAGTCACATCGGTATCGGCCAGAATTTTGAAAAAGATGGTCAGCCCAACGCGCTGGATATTCACGTGGGCAGGCGGATCCGCCTTCGGCGTGCTTTTCTGGGTGTATCTGAGCAGAAACTGGGTGATCTGATTGGTATCAGCGCATCACAGATTCAAAAATATGAAACGGGCGCTGTACGGGCTGGAGCCATCAGATTATTTGATCTGGCCCGCGCCATGGATGTGTCGATCAGTTTCTTTTTCGATGAAATGCCGGAGCAGGAGGTTGCCAGTCATGGCGTAGCCGCTATGTCCCGACTGGGGGGCTTTGCGGAACCTCAGGAAGGTTTTGGCGATGACGATACCATGCGGCAGGAAGCTCTGGAACTGATTCAGGCTTTTTTCCGCATTACTGACCCGGCTGTGAGGGAACGTATTCTGGATCTGATAAGATCACTGGCGAAAGAGTGA
- a CDS encoding Fur family transcriptional regulator: protein MCVERGLKMTGQRRVIARVLSEASDHPDVEELYRRASALDARISIATVYRTVRLLEDKGILARRDFGGGRARYEASEHGPHYHLIDVETGKVIEFEDEEHERLMRSIAARLGFSLVSLRLELFGRKLADPAGADQKTAAAKRKSGR from the coding sequence ATGTGCGTTGAGCGGGGCCTCAAGATGACCGGCCAGCGCCGTGTGATCGCCCGTGTTCTGTCGGAAGCCAGTGATCATCCGGATGTGGAGGAGCTGTACCGCCGCGCCTCCGCCCTTGATGCCCGTATCTCCATCGCGACGGTCTATCGCACCGTGCGGTTGCTGGAGGACAAGGGCATTCTTGCCCGCCGTGATTTCGGCGGCGGGCGTGCCCGCTACGAGGCCAGCGAACATGGGCCTCATTATCATCTGATCGATGTCGAAACCGGCAAGGTGATCGAATTCGAGGATGAGGAACATGAACGCCTGATGCGGTCCATTGCGGCCCGGTTGGGGTTCAGCCTCGTTTCGCTGCGTCTGGAACTGTTCGGTCGGAAACTGGCCGACCCTGCGGGCGCGGATCAGAAAACGGCTGCTGCAAAACGAAAGTCAGGCCGATGA
- a CDS encoding flavin reductase, with translation MVSRQEYRDAMARLGAAVNVITTASAAQPGRQQERCGFTASAVCSVTDDPPTLLVCMNRSSQRHATFARNGILCVNVLSADQEALSNIFASSDNATGDAFAQAEWTTLTTGAPVLDGAVVSFDCRIAQATDVGTHTVFFCEVEAIRTGPSHEGLIYFGRGYHKIIKLP, from the coding sequence ATGGTATCCAGACAGGAATACCGGGACGCGATGGCCCGGCTGGGTGCAGCCGTCAACGTCATCACGACAGCCTCTGCAGCACAGCCCGGGCGGCAACAGGAGCGATGCGGCTTCACCGCCTCGGCGGTATGCAGCGTGACTGATGATCCGCCAACTCTGCTGGTATGTATGAACCGCTCCAGCCAGCGTCATGCCACATTCGCCCGGAACGGTATTTTATGTGTCAATGTGCTGTCAGCAGATCAGGAGGCCCTGTCGAATATTTTTGCATCCTCCGATAACGCCACCGGTGATGCCTTCGCACAGGCTGAATGGACCACTTTGACCACGGGAGCGCCGGTACTGGACGGGGCCGTCGTTTCTTTCGACTGCCGCATTGCGCAGGCTACGGATGTCGGCACCCACACCGTGTTTTTCTGCGAAGTAGAAGCCATTCGCACCGGCCCATCCCATGAAGGGCTGATCTATTTCGGGCGCGGCTATCACAAGATCATCAAACTGCCCTGA
- the rlmB gene encoding 23S rRNA (guanosine(2251)-2'-O)-methyltransferase RlmB, which translates to MERASRSGGRALQAPVGAVWLHGLHAVEAALRNPARRLRRLLLTEEAEATLAERLPPPWALVPERTERAHMDQLLGTESVHQGIALLADKLPSPPLGEILAQRPGPVLVLDQVSDPRNVGAILRSAAAFQACCVIVQDRNAPEESGTMAKAASGALDRLPMLRVVNIARTIAALKAADLWVVGLDAEGTTLSGPALGKRRVALVMGAEGDGLRRLTRENCDEIVSLAMAEGMESLNVSVATAIALYEISRNG; encoded by the coding sequence GTGGAGCGTGCGTCCCGCTCCGGCGGACGGGCATTACAGGCCCCGGTGGGCGCAGTCTGGCTGCATGGCCTGCACGCGGTTGAGGCCGCTCTGCGCAATCCGGCACGTCGTCTCCGTCGCCTGCTGCTGACCGAAGAGGCCGAGGCAACCCTTGCCGAGCGCCTGCCGCCCCCCTGGGCGCTGGTACCGGAGCGCACGGAACGCGCCCATATGGATCAGCTGCTCGGCACCGAATCGGTGCATCAGGGCATTGCTCTGCTGGCGGACAAGCTGCCATCCCCGCCGCTGGGCGAGATTCTGGCGCAACGTCCCGGCCCGGTTCTGGTGCTGGATCAGGTCAGCGATCCCCGCAATGTCGGCGCCATTCTCCGCTCTGCCGCCGCTTTTCAGGCCTGCTGCGTCATCGTGCAGGACCGGAACGCTCCGGAAGAAAGCGGCACTATGGCCAAGGCTGCCTCCGGCGCGCTGGACAGGCTGCCGATGCTGCGCGTGGTCAACATCGCCCGCACCATCGCTGCCCTGAAAGCCGCCGATCTATGGGTGGTCGGTCTTGATGCGGAAGGCACGACCCTCTCCGGCCCGGCACTGGGCAAGCGTCGCGTGGCGCTGGTGATGGGCGCAGAAGGGGACGGGCTGCGTCGCCTGACGCGGGAAAACTGCGATGAAATCGTATCCCTCGCCATGGCTGAGGGAATGGAGAGCCTGAATGTCTCCGTCGCCACCGCCATCGCCCTGTACGAAATCAGCCGGAACGGGTAA
- a CDS encoding LysR family transcriptional regulator yields the protein MDISFEQLTIFVTTAEMGSFSAAGRHLGKAQSAISTAISNMEIDLGVTLFSRAGRTPSLTEAGTRLLAEARVVLDRHAHFIGVACSLEKHVETRLVLAVDELYPEPVLARLLHSFAETFPSVELEILFPFMEDVSRLVLDGQADLGIMWRQETLPAVLGFHTLGWVPLQLVCARDHPLADQVIEWEELKRHRQLMVATRSESEEKRRLRIAADVWWVESQWVILQLARQGIGWAFVSDHIIAASSAARDLVIPRLAFDTADWPVAMELIWHKQRPQGPASQWLAKRFISEKIGVMSTADCNS from the coding sequence ATGGACATATCGTTTGAGCAACTGACCATTTTCGTCACCACAGCCGAAATGGGCTCTTTTTCAGCTGCCGGACGTCATCTGGGCAAAGCCCAGTCGGCGATCAGCACCGCGATCAGCAATATGGAAATTGATCTGGGCGTGACCCTGTTTTCGCGGGCCGGGCGCACACCATCCCTGACCGAAGCCGGAACCCGGCTGCTGGCAGAGGCGCGGGTCGTGCTGGATCGTCATGCCCATTTCATCGGCGTTGCCTGCAGTCTGGAAAAACATGTCGAGACGAGACTGGTTCTGGCCGTTGACGAATTATACCCGGAACCGGTCCTCGCGCGTCTTCTGCACTCTTTTGCCGAAACTTTCCCCAGCGTGGAACTGGAAATCCTGTTTCCGTTTATGGAGGATGTGAGCCGCCTTGTCCTCGATGGTCAGGCCGATCTGGGCATTATGTGGCGGCAGGAAACGCTGCCAGCCGTGCTGGGCTTTCACACCCTTGGCTGGGTGCCACTGCAACTGGTCTGCGCACGTGATCATCCGCTGGCGGACCAGGTGATCGAGTGGGAAGAGTTGAAGCGACACCGGCAACTGATGGTCGCGACCCGCAGCGAAAGTGAGGAAAAGCGCCGGCTGCGCATTGCGGCGGATGTCTGGTGGGTGGAAAGCCAGTGGGTCATTCTGCAACTGGCCAGGCAGGGAATCGGCTGGGCTTTCGTCTCCGATCACATCATTGCCGCCTCCAGCGCCGCCCGTGATCTCGTCATTCCGCGCCTCGCTTTCGATACGGCGGACTGGCCGGTAGCCATGGAGCTGATCTGGCACAAGCAGCGGCCGCAGGGACCGGCGTCTCAATGGCTGGCCAAGCGGTTTATCAGCGAAAAAATCGGAGTCATGAGCACCGCTGACTGCAATTCATGA
- the rimI gene encoding ribosomal protein S18-alanine N-acetyltransferase, producing MPDDHDAVIAVGPGHAAVLAALHEAAFPLEEQWDEASFAVQLQQLGTVALMAVRGEQATDPAGFVLFRTIFEDCEILTLAVAPYCRRQGMGGLLMRAAMKHAADQGAEHMLLEVETTNLPARTLYDRLGFSAIGLRRQYYHGGGDALVLSRSLDGAKITGGE from the coding sequence TTGCCGGACGATCATGATGCGGTGATAGCGGTGGGCCCTGGTCATGCGGCGGTATTGGCGGCCCTGCATGAAGCCGCTTTTCCGCTGGAGGAGCAGTGGGATGAAGCTTCTTTCGCTGTGCAGCTTCAGCAACTGGGTACTGTGGCTCTGATGGCGGTCAGGGGCGAGCAGGCCACTGATCCGGCAGGTTTCGTACTGTTTCGGACCATTTTCGAGGATTGTGAGATCCTGACCCTTGCGGTTGCCCCGTATTGTCGCAGGCAGGGGATGGGTGGTTTGCTGATGCGGGCTGCCATGAAACATGCTGCCGATCAGGGCGCAGAGCATATGTTACTGGAAGTAGAGACCACCAATCTCCCTGCCCGCACATTATATGACCGGCTCGGCTTCAGTGCGATTGGACTGCGTCGTCAATATTACCACGGCGGCGGTGATGCGCTGGTCCTGAGCCGCTCTCTGGACGGCGCAAAGATTACTGGCGGCGAATAA
- a CDS encoding HPr kinase/phosphorylase translates to MNASVQFRGQRYASCAARPDTDAASPPPAVLIIGPAGAGKSDLLLRLMDRGFRLVADDRVDICDGLASPPMALAGLIEIRGLGIMVSPYVPLAKLSLVVSLETEERLPSPRRDSQLDLPLIAIDPHAASAPCRVEWALECALGCRASRAGAFAQEEAV, encoded by the coding sequence ATGAATGCATCGGTGCAGTTTCGGGGCCAGAGATACGCAAGCTGTGCTGCAAGGCCGGATACGGATGCGGCATCCCCGCCTCCTGCTGTTCTGATTATAGGCCCGGCAGGGGCGGGCAAGTCAGATCTTCTGTTGCGACTGATGGATCGCGGTTTCCGGCTTGTTGCTGATGACCGGGTTGATATATGCGATGGTCTTGCCAGCCCGCCGATGGCGCTGGCCGGGCTGATTGAAATCCGCGGCCTCGGGATCATGGTCTCTCCCTATGTGCCGCTGGCGAAGCTGTCGCTGGTTGTCTCGCTGGAGACGGAGGAACGTCTGCCATCCCCCCGCCGTGACAGTCAACTGGACCTTCCCTTGATTGCCATTGATCCTCACGCCGCTTCCGCGCCCTGCCGTGTGGAATGGGCGCTTGAATGCGCGTTGGGCTGCCGTGCCAGCAGGGCAGGTGCCTTCGCGCAGGAGGAAGCAGTATGA
- a CDS encoding DNA cytosine methyltransferase — protein sequence MVGLGGMAGRRLMPVECERLQGIPDHYTLVPYRGKPAADAPRYRSIGNSMAVPCVAWIGKRLLQAR from the coding sequence ATGGTCGGATTGGGCGGGATGGCAGGTCGCAGGCTCATGCCGGTGGAATGCGAGCGCTTACAGGGGATACCCGACCATTACACGCTGGTGCCCTACCGCGGCAAACCCGCCGCAGATGCCCCACGCTACCGGTCCATCGGAAATTCCATGGCAGTGCCATGTGTCGCATGGATTGGGAAGCGACTGCTGCAGGCCCGCTGA
- a CDS encoding PACE efflux transporter: MRSSWDRIRHAILFEVIGLLLLIPMGHVVLGVDTGTFGGLSVIVAVIAAIWAYLFNLGFDQVMLQLTGSTRKNTAVRVLHAALFEGGMLAMFLPLTAWYLSMSLWAALMTDIGISGFYFVYAFVYNWSYDQVFPVSHTRICEAGH, translated from the coding sequence ATGCGTTCGTCGTGGGATCGTATCCGGCATGCCATCCTGTTCGAGGTGATCGGCCTTCTGTTACTGATTCCGATGGGTCATGTCGTGCTTGGTGTGGATACGGGGACTTTTGGTGGCCTGAGCGTCATTGTCGCAGTGATAGCTGCGATCTGGGCTTACCTGTTCAATCTTGGCTTTGATCAGGTGATGCTGCAACTGACTGGCTCTACCCGCAAGAACACCGCTGTGCGCGTGCTGCATGCGGCGTTGTTTGAGGGGGGGATGCTGGCCATGTTTCTGCCGCTCACTGCCTGGTATCTGTCGATGAGCCTCTGGGCGGCGCTGATGACCGATATCGGCATTTCCGGATTCTATTTTGTCTATGCGTTCGTTTATAACTGGAGCTACGATCAGGTCTTCCCCGTTTCCCATACACGCATTTGCGAGGCCGGCCACTGA
- a CDS encoding tRNA (adenosine(37)-N6)-threonylcarbamoyltransferase complex dimerization subunit type 1 TsaB, giving the protein MNTLVFNSRSAGADVAWVADGTVLVCRSAEVQDAASRLPVLAAEILDEMERTYPDSRQPDAVIASIGPGSFTGIRAALAVAQGYALGAGLRLAGVAVDEALAVMEPPEPGYTLWTVIPARREHIYLNNGAGFVVVPLDGITGLPVSGSRIWLTGAAAESCAGLLSGRPDLHLRVGAVQEPDVMALDRVGRARLSGAIASRPALPVYAEEARIKAGTVRPAPRA; this is encoded by the coding sequence ATGAACACGTTGGTTTTCAACAGCCGGTCTGCCGGTGCTGATGTCGCATGGGTGGCAGATGGCACCGTGCTGGTCTGTCGCTCGGCTGAGGTTCAGGATGCTGCATCACGTCTGCCGGTACTGGCGGCAGAGATTCTGGACGAGATGGAGCGGACATATCCGGATAGTCGCCAGCCTGATGCGGTGATCGCTTCCATTGGTCCGGGCAGTTTTACCGGGATTCGTGCGGCTTTGGCAGTGGCGCAGGGTTATGCGTTGGGAGCCGGTCTGAGACTGGCCGGTGTGGCAGTGGACGAGGCACTGGCCGTCATGGAGCCGCCCGAGCCGGGTTATACTCTCTGGACGGTCATCCCTGCCCGGCGGGAGCACATCTATCTGAACAATGGGGCCGGTTTTGTGGTGGTGCCGCTTGATGGCATCACTGGATTGCCGGTGTCTGGCAGTCGGATCTGGCTGACGGGGGCAGCCGCAGAATCATGTGCCGGCTTGCTGTCCGGGCGCCCCGACCTTCATCTGCGTGTAGGTGCAGTGCAGGAGCCGGATGTAATGGCACTGGATCGGGTTGGTCGTGCACGTTTATCCGGGGCGATAGCGTCTCGCCCGGCATTGCCTGTTTATGCGGAAGAAGCGCGGATCAAGGCCGGAACAGTCCGTCCTGCCCCCCGGGCATGA
- a CDS encoding GNAT family N-acetyltransferase — protein MTAETPLGIATRSERSFGELRAGNLGVRIAESPSEIIAAQALRYRVFYEEMGAEPAPAIRRDRLDRDEFDPVADHLLVIDHERGSGPEAIVGTYRLIQDADARKVGRFYTSNEYDISILTSFPGKLLELGRSCIASDYRGRAAMQLMWRGIAAYIFLHQIDLMFGCASLSGTNVEALSTELTYLYRNHLAPPGLRPRALESRYIDMRRLDPAELDIRRAQAMLPPLIKGYLRLGGFIGDGAVVDTEFNTTDVAVVVKTDLITDKYYRHYERQLRDALT, from the coding sequence ATGACCGCTGAGACCCCCTTAGGAATTGCGACACGAAGCGAACGAAGCTTCGGTGAGCTCCGTGCCGGCAATCTGGGGGTCCGCATTGCGGAAAGCCCGTCTGAAATCATCGCAGCCCAGGCGTTGCGATACCGCGTATTTTATGAGGAAATGGGGGCCGAACCAGCCCCCGCCATCCGCAGGGACCGGTTGGACCGGGATGAATTTGATCCCGTCGCCGATCATCTGCTGGTGATCGACCATGAGCGTGGCAGCGGGCCGGAGGCCATTGTCGGCACATATCGCCTGATCCAGGATGCGGATGCGCGTAAAGTCGGACGTTTCTATACTTCCAACGAATATGACATTTCCATCCTGACCTCCTTTCCGGGCAAGCTGCTGGAGCTGGGTCGCTCCTGCATTGCCTCCGATTATCGGGGGCGTGCCGCTATGCAGCTGATGTGGCGTGGCATTGCCGCCTATATCTTTCTGCACCAGATTGACCTGATGTTCGGCTGCGCAAGCCTGTCGGGTACCAATGTCGAGGCGCTGTCGACCGAGCTGACCTATCTCTATCGCAATCATCTGGCCCCCCCGGGTCTGCGCCCCCGTGCGCTGGAAAGCCGGTATATCGACATGCGGCGGCTTGATCCGGCTGAGCTGGATATCCGCCGGGCGCAGGCGATGCTGCCGCCTTTGATCAAGGGCTATCTTCGGTTGGGCGGGTTTATCGGCGACGGGGCGGTGGTCGATACCGAGTTTAACACCACCGATGTCGCGGTTGTGGTCAAGACGGATCTGATCACGGATAAATATTATCGCCACTATGAACGTCAGCTGCGTGACGCACTGACTTGA
- the lnt gene encoding apolipoprotein N-acyltransferase, with protein MAVPASSSAGHAARWYLYLRDLTGWRADGAGALAGAAAAIALPPFFCIPVLLLSFPALMALIGGAATRRVAFRRGFWFGFGLNVAGLYWITEAILLEAARYWWFVPIAVPGLSALMALFIAAACAFAKGFLRGLPRLLAFSAAWTAMDLLRQFLFTGFPWNPLASIWAIPGLAGDIMLQPVAWIGTPGVTALTVLLACLPVLRPFAWGVGAGGMAVWAALGWMHLSEHPDRASALNVVLVQGNIPQGQKFDRRFLRTTWETYLRLTREGVEAAHKAMPGDPVVVVWPETASVVLLADDAAARQSIAEAAEGNPTLIGSVRFGDDGRPRNSLIAMDGQGSIQDFYDKWHLVPGGEFAPGWLPFAVQLVPGGGFVPGPGPRTLDLSGLPPFAPLICYEAIFPAQIVNEVQRPAWIVNITNDAWFGQSTGPHQHLAAVRMRAVEEGLPVMRAANTGITVAYDAYGHQVARMNQGQAGFLLARLPGPLAPTFFSRYGLIVPVLLAILLLLAAIICERQKIRAWPL; from the coding sequence ATGGCTGTACCAGCTTCTTCTTCTGCCGGACACGCTGCGCGCTGGTATCTGTATCTGCGCGATCTGACGGGATGGCGGGCTGATGGTGCCGGGGCTTTGGCCGGTGCTGCTGCGGCCATCGCTCTGCCGCCCTTTTTCTGTATTCCGGTTCTGTTGCTGTCCTTTCCAGCCCTGATGGCGCTGATCGGAGGGGCAGCCACTCGGCGTGTTGCGTTCAGGCGGGGTTTCTGGTTCGGCTTTGGGCTGAATGTCGCCGGTTTGTATTGGATTACGGAAGCCATTCTGCTGGAGGCTGCCCGGTACTGGTGGTTCGTGCCGATTGCAGTGCCCGGATTGTCCGCCCTGATGGCTCTGTTCATTGCTGCCGCCTGTGCATTCGCCAAAGGCTTCCTGCGTGGGTTGCCCCGTTTGCTGGCCTTTTCGGCCGCATGGACAGCAATGGATCTGCTGCGCCAGTTCCTGTTTACGGGCTTTCCATGGAATCCACTGGCCAGTATCTGGGCAATCCCCGGGCTGGCCGGAGATATCATGCTCCAACCGGTTGCCTGGATTGGCACACCAGGTGTGACTGCGTTGACAGTGCTGCTGGCCTGTCTGCCGGTGCTGCGTCCTTTCGCATGGGGCGTAGGGGCTGGTGGTATGGCGGTATGGGCTGCTTTGGGATGGATGCATCTGTCAGAACATCCTGACCGGGCCAGTGCCCTCAATGTGGTGCTGGTACAGGGGAATATTCCGCAGGGCCAGAAATTTGACCGGCGCTTCCTGCGTACGACATGGGAAACCTATCTGCGCCTGACCCGAGAGGGCGTGGAGGCCGCGCATAAGGCGATGCCGGGCGATCCTGTTGTTGTGGTCTGGCCTGAAACGGCGAGCGTCGTGCTGCTGGCCGATGATGCAGCGGCACGGCAGAGTATCGCAGAGGCTGCGGAAGGTAATCCGACCCTGATTGGCTCCGTGCGGTTTGGCGACGATGGGCGTCCGCGCAACAGTCTGATCGCGATGGATGGCCAGGGAAGCATTCAGGATTTTTATGATAAATGGCATCTTGTCCCGGGCGGTGAATTTGCGCCAGGCTGGTTGCCTTTCGCGGTGCAGCTTGTGCCGGGTGGGGGCTTTGTCCCCGGTCCTGGGCCGCGTACCCTTGACTTGTCCGGTCTGCCGCCATTTGCGCCGCTGATCTGTTATGAGGCCATTTTTCCTGCTCAGATCGTCAATGAGGTCCAGCGCCCTGCCTGGATTGTGAATATCACCAATGATGCCTGGTTTGGCCAATCAACAGGGCCGCATCAGCATCTTGCTGCTGTCAGGATGCGTGCGGTAGAGGAAGGGCTGCCGGTCATGAGGGCGGCCAATACCGGTATTACCGTGGCCTATGATGCATACGGGCATCAGGTGGCGCGTATGAATCAGGGGCAGGCCGGTTTTCTGCTGGCCAGACTGCCCGGTCCGTTGGCCCCCACTTTTTTCAGCCGATACGGACTGATCGTTCCGGTCCTTTTGGCGATCCTGCTGCTGTTGGCGGCCATCATTTGCGAGCGCCAGAAAATCCGAGCGTGGCCGCTCTGA
- a CDS encoding trypsin-like peptidase domain-containing protein — protein MFLAAALLAATALAGYGVEHVTQAEELTKSVPAAAPIGDFSALVQHVRPAVVSITVKMVPRQVAQEVPGGIPLPFGMPGAGPGVEDGGRPAPRMAEARGSGFIIDANGTIVTNNHVVKDAKTVSVTLDDGTELPATIVGRDPRTDLAVLKVSAGHPLPYIELGDSDHVLPGQWVVAVGNPFGLGGTVTAGIVSARGRDIGSGPYDDYIQVDAPINQGNSGGPLFSQDGKVIGVNTAIFSPTGGSVGIGFAIPSSIVRNVVSQLENGGKVTRGFIGVTAQQVDKDMAAALNLPLAKEGSPKGALISSIEEDSPAAKASLHPGDVVQTVNGQVVGSPRDLALKVSSLKPGSHATLSVVHDGTARDVTVTIGAMPSTETASLQSGTGVESGQGRIGVALQPLTPELRNELEIPAEVKGAVIANVQPGSAAEQAGIKAGDVLVGVNTTSVTSPSQAASAIHAASKRNTVALRIMRNGQIGFVGVNLKGDTNDG, from the coding sequence ATGTTCCTGGCGGCGGCGCTGCTGGCTGCCACCGCACTGGCCGGCTATGGCGTTGAACATGTTACCCAGGCTGAAGAGTTGACGAAATCGGTTCCCGCCGCTGCGCCGATCGGTGATTTTTCTGCTCTGGTGCAGCATGTGCGGCCAGCTGTTGTTTCTATCACCGTTAAGATGGTGCCGCGTCAGGTAGCGCAGGAAGTGCCAGGCGGCATTCCGTTGCCTTTCGGCATGCCGGGTGCTGGTCCGGGCGTTGAAGACGGTGGACGGCCTGCCCCCCGTATGGCGGAGGCGCGTGGGTCCGGCTTTATTATCGATGCCAATGGCACGATCGTGACCAATAATCATGTTGTGAAAGATGCGAAAACCGTCTCCGTCACTCTGGATGACGGGACGGAGCTTCCTGCCACCATTGTTGGTCGTGACCCGCGCACTGATCTGGCGGTGTTGAAAGTCTCCGCGGGTCATCCGCTGCCGTATATTGAACTGGGTGACAGCGACCATGTGCTGCCCGGGCAGTGGGTGGTGGCGGTTGGCAATCCGTTCGGGCTGGGCGGCACGGTGACGGCCGGGATTGTCTCGGCGCGGGGACGGGATATCGGCTCAGGCCCGTATGACGATTACATCCAGGTCGATGCACCGATCAATCAGGGTAACTCGGGTGGTCCGCTGTTTTCCCAGGATGGTAAAGTGATCGGCGTGAACACGGCGATTTTCTCACCGACCGGTGGCAGCGTGGGTATTGGCTTCGCCATTCCCTCCAGCATTGTTCGCAATGTGGTCAGCCAGCTTGAGAATGGTGGCAAGGTCACGCGCGGCTTTATTGGTGTGACGGCCCAGCAGGTGGACAAGGATATGGCGGCGGCGCTGAACCTGCCGCTGGCGAAAGAAGGATCGCCCAAAGGTGCGCTGATCTCCTCTATTGAGGAGGACAGCCCGGCAGCGAAAGCCAGCCTGCACCCGGGGGATGTGGTGCAGACTGTGAATGGTCAGGTTGTCGGCTCGCCGCGGGATCTGGCGCTGAAAGTCTCCTCCCTGAAGCCAGGCAGTCATGCGACGCTTTCAGTGGTGCATGACGGTACGGCGCGGGATGTCACGGTGACCATCGGTGCCATGCCGTCCACGGAAACCGCCAGCCTTCAGAGTGGCACCGGTGTGGAAAGCGGGCAGGGCCGAATTGGTGTGGCGTTGCAGCCGCTGACGCCGGAGCTGCGCAACGAGCTTGAAATCCCCGCTGAGGTCAAGGGAGCGGTCATTGCAAACGTGCAGCCGGGATCGGCTGCCGAGCAGGCCGGGATCAAGGCGGGCGATGTGCTGGTAGGGGTCAATACAACAAGCGTGACCAGCCCCTCTCAGGCGGCTTCCGCTATTCATGCGGCCAGCAAGCGGAACACAGTGGCGTTGCGTATTATGCGGAATGGCCAGATCGGCTTTGTTGGGGTTAATCTGAAGGGTGACACCAACGACGGCTGA